The Fragaria vesca subsp. vesca linkage group LG2, FraVesHawaii_1.0, whole genome shotgun sequence genome includes a window with the following:
- the LOC101309031 gene encoding agamous-like MADS-box protein AGL61-like, which produces MTMKKSNRSSQGRQKIPIAKIAKRTNLQVTFSKRRSGLFKKASELCTLCGVEVAIIVFSPANKPYSFCHPDVDSLIDRFLARNPNFNMSLSDSCQQLGEAHKNATAHELNMQLTRISNQVETERKLGESLDKMSKTSECWWENPVDELGLDELRILQAALEELKKNLNEQTNRIWMESSNTTNIANNSSSFFMTNNGHHLSKNSSPRSDQVGSDYIDIPRAYDFGFAGNIGLF; this is translated from the coding sequence ATGACGATGAAGAAGAGCAACAGATCTAGCCAAGGTCGCCAAAAGATCCCTATTGCTAAAATAGCCAAGAGAACCAATTTGCAAGTCACATTCTCCAAGCGGCGTTCGGGGCTTTTCAAGAAGGCCAGCGAGCTCTGCACACTCTGTGGTGTTGAGGTTGCAATCATAGTGTTCTCTCCGGCAAACAAGCCCTACTCCTTCTGCCACCCGGACGTTGACTCCCTCATTGACCGGTTTCTTGCTCGAAACCCTAACTTTAATATGTCTCTATCAGACTCCTGTCAACAGCTTGGTGAGGCTCACAAGAATGCTACTGCTCATGAGCTCAACATGCAGCTAACAAGGATTTCTAACCAAGTCGAGACTGAGAGAAAGCTTGGCGAATCGCTTGATAAAATGAGCAAAACCAGCGAGTGTTGGTGGGAAAACCCAGTTGATGAACTTGGACTGGATGAGCTACGAATACTTCAGGCTGCATTGGAGGAGCTCAAGAAGAATTTGAATGAACAAACCAATAGGATTTGGATGGAGTCTAGTAATACTACTAATATTGCTAATAATTCTTCGTCATTCTTTATGACGAATAATGGTCATCATTTATCTAAGAACAGCAGTCCCAGAAGTGATCAGGTTGGATCTGATTACATTGATATTCCTAGAGCATATGATTTTGGTTTTGCTGGGAATATTGGTCTTTTCTGA
- the LOC101308523 gene encoding ergosterol biosynthetic protein 28-like isoform 2, with protein MKALSWWLMLVGSLRLVSVWFGFFDIWALRLAVFSKSPMTEVHGRTFGVWTLLTCTLCYLCAFNLDNKPLYLATFLSFIYALGHFLTEYLIYHTMAIANLSTVGFFAGWYKIHDTKFQAAGIVGNKARYV; from the exons ATGAAGGCGTTGAGTTGGTGGCTGATGCTGGTGGGTTCACTTAGGCTGGTCTCTGTTTGGTTCGGCTTCTTCGACATATGGGCTCTCCGTCTAGCTGTCTTCTCCAAATCCCCAA TGACTGAAGTTCACGGAAGGACATTTGGTGTCTGGACTCTCCTTACTTGCACACTATGCTATCTTTGTGCCTTTAACCTTGACAACAAGCCACTGTACCTTGCTACCTTTCTATCATTCATCTATGCGCTTGGTCATTTCTTGACTGAGTACCTAATCTACCACACCATGGCCATTGCAAATCTATCAACTGTCGGCTTTTTTGCAG GATGGTACAAGATACATGATACTAAATTCCAGGCTGCAGGCATAGTTGGAAATAAAGCCAGATATGTGTAA
- the LOC101308523 gene encoding ergosterol biosynthetic protein 28-like isoform 1, whose amino-acid sequence MKALSWWLMLVGSLRLVSVWFGFFDIWALRLAVFSKSPMTEVHGRTFGVWTLLTCTLCYLCAFNLDNKPLYLATFLSFIYALGHFLTEYLIYHTMAIANLSTVGFFAGTSIIWMLLQWNSHQPHAVLKSE is encoded by the exons ATGAAGGCGTTGAGTTGGTGGCTGATGCTGGTGGGTTCACTTAGGCTGGTCTCTGTTTGGTTCGGCTTCTTCGACATATGGGCTCTCCGTCTAGCTGTCTTCTCCAAATCCCCAA TGACTGAAGTTCACGGAAGGACATTTGGTGTCTGGACTCTCCTTACTTGCACACTATGCTATCTTTGTGCCTTTAACCTTGACAACAAGCCACTGTACCTTGCTACCTTTCTATCATTCATCTATGCGCTTGGTCATTTCTTGACTGAGTACCTAATCTACCACACCATGGCCATTGCAAATCTATCAACTGTCGGCTTTTTTGCAG GCACATCGATTATATGGATGTTGTTGCAGTGGAATTCACATCAACCTCACGCTGTGTTAAAATCAGAATAA
- the LOC101308741 gene encoding uncharacterized protein LOC101308741 — MDPCPFVRILIGDLTLKFPSVSKPSFSTVHPSSSPCFCKIKLTNFPFQFSAVPLVLPSSAGAQPDPNSRAHSLNACFNLSKPQIEALASKKPSLSISIYTGRRGATCGLNSAKLLGRVTVPLAELAAAETRPVVYQNGWIGIGGKKNGSGQSQFFLSVRAEPDPRFVFKFDGEPECSPQVFQVQGNVKQPVFTCKFGFRNASDMQSRSMSEQGTPRNWLVPFMGSNQKEQSAKERKGWSLTIHDLSGSPVAAASMVTPFVASPGSQRVSRSNPGAWLILRPEDGTWKPWGRLEAWLERGGSDTVGYKFELLSTILANSTVSASNGGKFTIDLTSSLTPVNSPHSSFDFGSGSGSSRPGSGSGSDFGFGLIPQLLQRGFVMSSTVEGIGKCSKPEVEVGVQHVTCTEDAAAYVALAAAMDLSMDACRPFSQKLRKELRQ, encoded by the exons ATGGATCCGTGCCCGTTCGTGCGGATCCTCATCGGAGACTTGACCCTCAAGTTTCCCAGCGTCTCCAAACCCTCCTTCTCCACCGTCCACCCTTCCTCCTCTCCATGCTTCTGCAAAATCAAGCTCACCAACTTCCCCTTCCAATTCTCCGCCGTCCCTCTCGTCCTCCCCTCCTCCGCCGGAGCCCAACCCGACCCGAACTCCCGCGCCCACTCCCTCAACGCCTGCTTCAACCTCAGCAAGCCCCAAATCGAAGCCCTAGCCTCCAAGAAGCCCTCCCTCTCGATCTCGATCTACACCGGCCGCCGCGGCGCCACCTGCGGCTTGAACTCCGCCAAGCTCCTCGGCCGAGTCACGGTCCCGTTGGCGGAGCTGGCCGCCGCGGAGACGAGGCCCGTGGTGTACCAGAACGGCTGGATTGGGATCGGCGGGAAGAAGAACGGGTCGGGTCAGTCGCAATTCTTTTTAAGCGTCCGGGCCGAACCCGACCCGAGATTCGTATTCAAGTTCGACGGAGAACCCGAGTGTAGCCCGCAGGTTTTTCAGGTTCAGGGGAATGTGAAGCAGCCGGTGTTTACTTGCAAATTCGGGTTCAGAAACGCCAGCGATATGCAGTCACG GTCAATGTCCGAGCAGGGCACGCCGAGGAATTGGTTGGTGCCGTTCATGGGAAGCAACCAAAAGGAGCAGAGCGCCAAAGAGAGGAAAGGCTGGTCGTTGACCATCCACGATCTCTCCGGTTCTCCGGTGGCGGCGGCGTCGATGGTGACGCCGTTCGTGGCATCACCCGGGTCGCAGCGCGTGAGCCGGTCGAACCCCGGCGCGTGGCTGATTCTACGGCCGGAGGACGGGACGTGGAAGCCGTGGGGCCGCCTCGAGGCGTGGCTGGAGCGCGGCGGCTCCGACACCGTGGGGTACAAGTTCGAGCTGCTCAGCACGATTCTTGCCAACTCCACCGTCAGCGCGTCCAACGGCGGCAAGTTCACGATTGACTTGACGTCGAGTTTGACGCCGGTGAATAGTCCCCACAGTAGCTTCGACTTCGGGTCAGGTTCCGGGTCGTCGAGGCCCGGGTCCGGGTCCGGGTCGGACTTCGGGTTCGGGTTGATCCCTCAGCTGCTGCAGAGAGGGTTTGTGATGTCGTCGACGGTGGAGGGGATCGGGAAGTGTAGCAAGCCGGAGGTGGAGGTGGGAGTGCAGCACGTGACATGCACGGAGGACGCGGCCGCTTACGTGGCGTTGGCGGCGGCGATGGATCTGAGCATGGATGCTTGCCGCCCGTTTTCTCAGAAGCTCCGGAAGGAGCTGAGGCAGTAG
- the LOC101309323 gene encoding agamous-like MADS-box protein AGL62-like: MVRKSKGRQKVEMVKMANDSNLQVTFSKRRSGLFKKASELCTLCGAEIAIIVFSPGRKVFSFGHPCVESVIERFLTRNPPHHQSSGTMQLIEAHRNANVRELNTELTQVTNDLEVERKRGEEINRVRKASQGHCWWESPIEEMEPSQCQQLRGSLDELKKAVTKQIDRLLIQSTSNPNPFFAAGSSGNPALIPNMGFNGVPVMPPHPHPHAWNPAFGRFF, from the coding sequence ATGGTGAGGAAAAGCAAGGGTCGTCAGAAGGTTGAGATGGTCAAGATGGCCAATGACAGCAACCTTCAGGTGACTTTCTCGAAGCGCCGCTCTGGCCTTTTCAAGAAGGCCAGTGAGCTTTGCACTCTGTGCGGAGCTGAGATAGCCATCATAGTGTTCTCGCCAGGGAGGAAGGTCTTTTCCTTTGGCCACCCCTGCGTGGAGTCTGTGATAGAGCGTTTCCTCACCCGAAACCCTCCTCACCATCAGAGCTCTGGTACCATGCAGCTCATTGAGGCTCACCGCAACGCTAACGTTCGGGAGCTCAATACCGAGCTGACTCAGGTTACCAACGACCTGGAGGTCGAGAGGAAAAGAGGAGAGGAGATTAACCGGGTGCGCAAGGCGAGCCAGGGGCATTGCTGGTGGGAGTCTCCTATTGAGGAGATGGAGCCGTCACAGTGTCAGCAGCTGCGTGGATCTCTAGATGAGCTGAAGAAGGCAGTGACTAAGCAGATTGATAGGCTTCTGATTCAGTCCACCTCAAACCCTAATCCTTTTTTTGCAGCGGGCAGCTCTGGTAATCCAGCTCTGATCCCCAACATGGGGTTTAATGGAGTGCCTGTTATGCCTCCTCATCCCCATCCTCATGCATGGAATCCAGCATTTGGTCGCTTCTTCTGA
- the LOC101307941 gene encoding probable xyloglucan endotransglucosylase/hydrolase protein 10-like, with protein sequence MTICHRTVIFIGILTLISTQITSGSVVSTGDFNKDFFVTWSPSHVNTSADGKTRSLKLDQESGAGFASNQMFLFGQIDMQIKLVPGRSAGTVVAYYLTSDQPKRDEVDFEFLGNVEGKPYIIQTNIFADGFDNREERINLWFDPTKDFHTYSILWNLHQIVFMVDWVPIRVYRNHADKGVAYPRWQPMSIKTSLWNGDTWATGGGRDKIDWSKGPFIASFRNHKIDACIWEGNARFCRAESPTNWWHQKKYSTLTSAQRRLFKWVRKYHMIYDYCQDKERFQGNLPKECLLPKY encoded by the exons ATGACTATTTGTCACAGAACTGTCATCTTTATAGGGATTCTTACTTTGATATCGACTCAGATTACAAGTGGTTCGGTTGTTTCAACAGGAGACTTCAATAAGGATTTTTTTGTGACATGGTCTCCAAGTCATGTAAATACTTCAGCTGATGGCAAGACAAGGAGTTTGAAGCTCGACCAAGAATCCG GTGCTGGTTTTGCTTCGAACCAGATGTTCTTGTTTGGACAGATTGACATGCAAATAAAGCTAGTACCAGGTCGTTCAGCAGGCACAGTCGTAGCTTATTAT CTGACATCTGATCAACCTAAGCGTGATGAAGTAGACTTTGAGTTCCTTGGCAATGTGGAAGGCAAACCATATATCATCCAAACAAACATATTTGCCGATGGATTCGACAACCGTGAAGAGAGGATCAACCTCTGGTTTGATCCAACAAAGGACTTCCATACCTATTCCATATTATGGAACCTTCATCAAATTGT GTTTATGGTGGATTGGGTTCCCATCAGAGTATACAGAAACCATGCGGACAAGGGTGTGGCATATCCAAGGTGGCAGCCAATGAGCATCAAAACCAGCCTATGGAACGGCGACACCTGGGCTACAGGAGGTGGCCGTGATAAAATAGACTGGTCAAAAGGCCCCTTCATAGCTTCATTCAGAAACCACAAGATTGATGCATGTATTTGGGAAGGAAATGCTAGGTTTTGCAGGGCAGAGAGTCCTACAAATTGGTGGCACCAGAAAAAATACAGCACTTTAACAAGTGCACAGAGAAGATTGTTCAAATGGGTTAGGAAGTACCACATGATTTATGACTATTGCCAAGACAAGGAAAGGTTCCAAGGAAATCTTCCAAAGGAGTGTTTACTACCAAAGTATTGA
- the LOC101308233 gene encoding uncharacterized protein LOC101308233, producing the protein MLKKQPSRNQRTKGIRVKHVLQVALLLGVCFWLIYQLKHSYDKKAALGENDPKTSIRTQTESELLKLGRKDLPQKDVTTHLVREDEDEEEALREEEEKHEVEDEKHEAEEQEEEDPKHGVEEIEEEGQKHEAEEQEEEENKDEDPEDVGKRAGDEEIDENDLETKEGGDDHNENLVDEEKEIEDGGDEIDSDRNEEERENREENENSDDQDNEGSDENSHEAREEHYKGDDASSAVTHDTQVMSTETEKVSSESSKETSETSEDEDGNQHNMRLVDHGRNSENGTSSVLASEEKLEGNLSNPVANSLLDANVKTQSSGLPEAENNSSIVSSEASKNLAEVNQTTSSHQPNETETISEIAQSQNAAVDGMPTREGSTEQTVVVEQTNNTISVEDQLNSTATVSSHEVETNVSEKNLISDGTAKVEDSSRSSTIKETTDATEHEESKNEDASKNEELPNEDASKNEESANEELANEDATMNEESNDQEASKTEESEETSESSRANEGTDSTNTTEDTVQDDPIDSSDSHISEAEKEARTDLDTLPEIQTVGDENGETAAE; encoded by the coding sequence ATGTTGAAGAAGCAGCCAAGTAGGAACCAGAGAACCAAAGGAATCAGGGTAAAGCATGTATTGCAGGTTGCGTTGCTGCTCGGGGTATGCTTTTGGTTAATTTATCAGCTCAAGCATTCCTATGACAAGAAGGCAGCATTGGGTGAGAATGATCCAAAAACCTCAATCAGAACCCAAACAGAAAGTGAGCTCCTGAAACTTGGGAGGAAAGACCTTCCTCAAAAGGATGTCACAACACATCTAGTACGAGAGGATGAGGATGAGGAAGAAGCTCTAAGAGAGGAAGAAGAGAAGCATGAGGTAGAGGATGAGAAACATGAAGCAGAAGAGCAGGAAGAAGAGGATCCGAAGCATGGGGTAGAAGAGATAGAAGAAGAGGGTCAGAAGCATGAGGCAGAAGAGCAAGAGGAGGAGGAAAACAAGGATGAAGATCCAGAAGATGTGGGAAAAAGAGCAGGAGATGAAGAGATAGATGAAAATGATTTGGAGACAAAAGAAGGGGGAGATGATCACAATGAGAACCTTGTGGATGAAGAGAAAGAAATAGAAGATGGGGGCGATGAGATTGACAGTGACAGGAATGAGGAAGAACGAGAAAACCGAGAAGAAAATGAGAATTCAGATGATCAAGATAATGAAGGAAGTGATGAGAATTCTCACGAGGCACGTGAGGAACATTACAAGGGGGATGATGCTTCTAGTGCAGTAACCCATGATACCCAAGTGATGAGCACTGAAACTGAGAAAGTAAGTTCAGAAAGTTCAAAGGAAACCTCTGAAACAAGTGAGGATGAAGATGGAAACCAACACAATATGAGATTGGTGGATCATGGTAGAAATTCTGAAAATGGCACTTCCAGTGTGCTTGCAAGTGAAGAGAAACTTGAAGGGAATTTGTCCAATCCTGTGGCGAACTCGCTTTTAGATGCAAATGTGAAAACACAATCTAGTGGTCTGCCAGAAGCGGAAAATAACTCTTCAATTGTGAGTTCAGAAGCAAGCAAAAATTTAGCTGAAGTAAACCAAACAACTAGTTCACACCAGCCTAATGAAACTGAAACTATATCTGAGATAGCTCAGTCTCAAAATGCTGCAGTGGATGGTATGCCTACTAGAGAGGGTAGCACTGAACAAACTGTGGTTGTGGAACAGACTAATAACACAATATCCGTGGAGGATCAGTTGAATTCGACTGCAACAGTTTCTAGTCATGAAGTAGAGACTAATGTGTCTGAAAAGAACTTAATATCTGATGGTACAGCTAAAGTGGAGGATAGCTCCAGATCTTCAACAATAAAGGAGACTACGGATGCCACTGAGCATGAAGAGTCAAAGAATGAAGATGCCAGTAAGAATGAAGAGTTGCCGAATGAAGATGCCAGTAAGAATGAAGAGTCAGCAAATGAAGAGTTGGCAAATGAAGATGCCACTATGAACGAAGAGTCAAATGATCAAGAGGCCTCTAAGACGGAAGAATCGGAGGAGACAAGTGAATCCAGTAGGGCAAACGAAGGTACAGACTCCACAAATACGACGGAGGATACAGTTCAGGATGATCCCATTGATTCTTCTGATTCCCATATTTCAGAAGCCGAGAAAGAGGCTCGCACAGATTTGGATACATTGCCAGAGATACAAACAGTGGGGGATGAGAATGGAGAGACTGCAGCAGAATGA